A genomic region of Alistipes megaguti contains the following coding sequences:
- a CDS encoding DUF4271 domain-containing protein, with translation MSRDWAHSIVVTEIPNTTAEPVKETFREAGDEEQDLASEKTSTAGQHAVKSKPATTGQHAAGEKPAATGQHAASGKPASTERNAANGKPVDSEQHAANEKPATVRPRAENGAGKAQATSGAAVQTADEESVRSVADSLAAKSDSLSLAADPAYSYEAEAFHYSELDSVRFGWSSSGTPRPNSAQLPGRDTTVEALFGAQSYIVQTERIERPVSDSFTDNAVFQSFVLLLAATYATLLYRNLGDVRTLLKRISRDSAAGERLSEEPGANGFSRFLNVTAAIGMLFMGVIVVKYGDTLMPPEFGRALSHAAVLALSLTASLLWAVIILFQSSIIRITGAITLTQPFTAQLSLLRRTYFALAVIVTSPTLLLFALCPRGTGGAWFILGAVELIITAVLYLRESLNLFISKKISILHWFLYLCTVEVFPISLLWLLAAR, from the coding sequence ATGAGCCGGGATTGGGCACATAGCATCGTGGTGACCGAGATCCCGAATACGACAGCGGAGCCCGTCAAGGAGACCTTCCGGGAGGCCGGGGATGAGGAGCAGGACCTCGCGAGCGAAAAAACCTCGACGGCGGGACAACATGCCGTAAAGAGTAAGCCGGCGACCACGGGACAGCACGCCGCGGGCGAAAAACCGGCAGCCACGGGTCAGCACGCCGCAAGCGGAAAACCAGCATCGACGGAACGGAATGCCGCAAACGGGAAACCGGTGGACTCGGAACAGCATGCCGCAAACGAAAAACCGGCGACCGTGCGGCCAAGAGCCGAAAACGGGGCCGGAAAGGCTCAAGCAACATCCGGAGCCGCGGTTCAAACCGCCGACGAAGAGTCGGTGCGGAGCGTGGCCGATTCGCTGGCGGCAAAGTCCGACTCGCTGAGCCTTGCGGCCGATCCCGCCTACTCGTACGAAGCCGAGGCCTTTCACTATTCGGAGCTCGATTCGGTCCGTTTCGGATGGAGCTCCAGCGGAACTCCACGCCCGAATTCCGCGCAACTCCCCGGACGTGACACCACCGTGGAGGCCCTGTTCGGCGCACAATCCTACATCGTACAGACAGAACGCATCGAACGACCCGTCAGCGATTCATTCACCGACAATGCCGTTTTCCAGAGTTTCGTGCTGCTGCTCGCCGCAACCTATGCCACGCTTCTCTATCGCAATCTGGGAGACGTGAGAACCCTGCTGAAACGCATCTCCCGAGACTCGGCTGCCGGCGAACGCCTCTCCGAAGAGCCCGGCGCAAACGGCTTCTCCCGCTTCCTGAACGTGACGGCCGCAATCGGCATGCTCTTCATGGGTGTCATCGTCGTCAAGTACGGCGACACGCTCATGCCCCCCGAATTCGGACGCGCGCTGTCCCATGCCGCCGTCCTCGCGCTGAGTCTGACGGCCTCGCTGCTCTGGGCCGTCATCATCCTCTTTCAATCCTCGATCATCCGTATCACCGGAGCCATCACCCTCACCCAGCCCTTCACAGCACAGCTCTCCCTGCTGCGCCGAACCTATTTCGCGCTGGCCGTCATCGTCACCTCCCCCACGCTCCTCCTCTTCGCACTCTGCCCCCGCGGCACCGGCGGTGCCTGGTTCATCCTCGGAGCCGTCGAGTTGATCATTACGGCCGTTTTATACCTCAGGGAATCCCTGAACCTCTTTATTTCTAAAAAAATTTCGATTTTGCATTGGTTTTTGTACCTTTGCACCGTGGAAGTCTTCCCAATCAGCCTCTTATGGCTCCTGGCGGCAAGATGA
- a CDS encoding uroporphyrinogen-III synthase, whose protein sequence is MKVKSVLVSQPKPAVIEKSPFYDLAQKYQVEVAYKPFIRVEGVSLKEFRAQRVEILDHTAVIFTSRTTVDSFFHICEEARITVPETMKYICQTEAVALYLQKYIVYRKRKISFADGSFTSLVELIIKHKEEKFLLALSEPHKPELPETLAKLKLAVDPVILARTVASDLEAVKMEEYDLLALYSPSDVKALVEKFGNEGLPAVAVFGEGTLKAALEAGLTVLANAPTPVAPSMVKAIDLLIQKIQKGEEISPVELVTDARKEEFIRTQQHKLAKKSRVRRTTTETRK, encoded by the coding sequence TTGAAAGTAAAGAGCGTACTGGTTTCGCAGCCCAAACCTGCTGTCATCGAAAAGTCCCCGTTCTACGATCTGGCCCAGAAATACCAGGTCGAAGTGGCCTACAAACCCTTCATCCGGGTCGAAGGTGTCTCGCTGAAGGAGTTCCGTGCCCAGCGTGTCGAGATCCTCGATCACACCGCCGTCATCTTCACCTCCCGCACCACGGTCGACAGCTTCTTCCACATCTGCGAAGAGGCCCGGATCACCGTCCCCGAAACCATGAAGTACATCTGCCAGACCGAGGCCGTCGCCCTCTATCTCCAGAAGTACATCGTTTACCGAAAACGAAAGATCTCGTTCGCCGACGGGTCGTTCACCTCGCTCGTCGAACTGATCATCAAACACAAGGAGGAGAAGTTCCTCCTCGCCCTGAGCGAACCCCACAAACCCGAACTCCCCGAAACGCTCGCCAAACTCAAGCTGGCCGTCGATCCCGTTATCCTGGCCCGTACGGTCGCCAGCGATCTCGAGGCCGTCAAGATGGAGGAGTATGACCTGCTGGCACTCTACTCCCCCTCGGATGTCAAGGCCCTGGTCGAAAAGTTCGGAAACGAGGGGCTGCCCGCCGTCGCCGTATTCGGCGAAGGTACGCTCAAAGCCGCCCTGGAGGCCGGACTCACCGTGCTGGCAAACGCCCCCACGCCCGTAGCACCCTCGATGGTCAAGGCGATCGATCTGCTCATCCAGAAGATCCAGAAGGGCGAAGAGATCTCGCCCGTCGAACTCGTCACCGACGCACGCAAGGAGGAGTTCATCCGTACGCAGCAGCACAAGCTCGCCAAGAAGAGCCGCGTGCGCCGTACCACGACCGAAACCCGAAAATAA
- a CDS encoding ribonuclease P protein component, whose translation MSTHSLPRNERLRSLGAVRRLFDDGESGFIFPFRYVWFAEPDTERSVEILFSVPKKFHKRANRRNLLRRRTKEAYRLQKQIITEGGELNLDIALIYSSKEVLSAKSISHAVRRILETVAARL comes from the coding sequence ATGTCTACGCACTCGCTTCCCCGCAACGAAAGACTTCGCTCGCTGGGAGCGGTGCGCCGACTCTTCGACGACGGCGAGAGCGGCTTCATCTTCCCGTTCCGCTACGTCTGGTTCGCCGAACCCGACACCGAACGCAGCGTCGAAATCCTCTTCTCGGTCCCCAAGAAGTTCCATAAACGCGCCAACAGGCGAAATCTCCTCCGCCGCCGGACCAAAGAGGCCTACCGCCTTCAGAAACAGATCATCACGGAAGGTGGGGAGCTGAACCTCGACATCGCCCTGATCTACTCCTCGAAAGAGGTCCTCTCGGCCAAATCCATCAGCCATGCAGTCCGCCGGATTCTGGAAACGGTTGCTGCACGTCTGTAA
- the yidD gene encoding membrane protein insertion efficiency factor YidD yields the protein MQSAGFWKRLLHVCKRIGVLPLIVLVRFYQLCISPFTPPSCRFTPTCSQYALEALRKYGPLKGLWLTIRRLARCHPWGGSGYDPVP from the coding sequence ATGCAGTCCGCCGGATTCTGGAAACGGTTGCTGCACGTCTGTAAGCGGATCGGCGTCCTGCCGCTGATCGTGCTCGTGCGCTTCTACCAGCTCTGCATTTCGCCCTTCACCCCTCCGTCGTGCCGCTTCACGCCCACCTGCTCGCAATATGCCCTCGAGGCGCTGCGCAAGTACGGTCCGCTGAAGGGGCTCTGGCTTACCATCCGCCGTCTGGCCCGCTGTCATCCCTGGGGCGGCAGCGGCTATGACCCCGTGCCGTAG
- a CDS encoding cation diffusion facilitator family transporter produces MIPTQKPHHHHHTHTLTSLNRAFLWGISLNAGFVIIEFAVGLFYGSMGLLSDAGHNLSDVASLLLAMLAFRLAQVHATPHYTYGYKKSTVLISLLNSVILLIAVGMIIAESIGRMFHPAPVEGGAIAWTAGIGVVVNGFTAWLFMKDKDRDLNVKGAYLHMAADALVSIGVLLSGVVISWTGWTLIDPIVGLAVACVIVASVWSLTRDSLRLSLDGVPEGIDVEQIGQRMSTVEGVRTVHHIHVWAISTTENALTAHVVVTDLAAQERIKHDLKHLLCELGISHATLEFETPEECCSDFSD; encoded by the coding sequence ATGATACCCACTCAGAAACCTCATCATCACCATCACACCCACACACTGACCTCGCTGAACCGGGCCTTTCTGTGGGGCATCTCGCTCAATGCGGGCTTTGTGATCATCGAATTTGCCGTCGGCCTTTTCTACGGGTCGATGGGGCTGTTGTCGGACGCCGGTCACAACCTTTCGGATGTGGCGAGTCTGCTGCTGGCGATGCTGGCCTTCCGTCTGGCGCAGGTCCACGCCACGCCGCACTATACCTACGGCTACAAGAAGAGTACGGTGCTGATTTCGCTGCTCAACTCCGTGATCCTGCTCATTGCCGTCGGGATGATCATTGCCGAGAGTATCGGCCGGATGTTCCATCCCGCACCGGTCGAGGGCGGAGCGATCGCCTGGACGGCGGGTATCGGTGTCGTGGTCAACGGCTTCACGGCCTGGCTTTTCATGAAGGACAAGGACCGTGACCTGAATGTCAAGGGGGCCTACCTGCACATGGCGGCCGATGCGCTGGTTTCGATCGGGGTGCTTCTCTCGGGCGTGGTGATCTCGTGGACGGGATGGACGCTGATCGACCCGATTGTCGGACTGGCCGTGGCGTGTGTGATTGTCGCTTCGGTGTGGTCGCTGACGCGCGACAGCCTGCGCCTGTCGCTCGACGGTGTGCCCGAGGGAATCGACGTCGAACAGATCGGACAGCGCATGTCGACGGTCGAGGGGGTCCGGACGGTCCATCACATCCATGTCTGGGCCATCAGTACGACCGAGAATGCCCTGACGGCCCACGTCGTTGTGACGGACCTTGCGGCCCAGGAGCGGATCAAGCATGATTTGAAGCACCTGCTTTGCGAATTGGGTATCTCGCACGCGACGCTGGAGTTTGAGACTCCGGAGGAGTGTTGTTCCGATTTTTCGGACTGA
- a CDS encoding helix-turn-helix transcriptional regulator, whose amino-acid sequence MYKSGGYGGDDRMCDLVCDRYAVLQVMSRFGIALGFGDKSIAEVCADNQVDTATFLAVVNLLMNHGLGEKLADGISVRALTDYLHNSHGYFLNFRLPAIRRKLIEAVDCAQNNVSFAILRFFDEYVAEVQRHMSYEEQRVFPYVEKLLAGERSADYSMEIFRRHHDQVDAKLGELKNIIIKYYPSGSTNELNGVLFDIFTCEQELASHNAVEDEILVPAVERLAAEGVEPPKSEALSAREREIVVCVVKGMTNKQIADALCISAHTVITHRRNIASKLQIHSAAGLTIYAIVNKLVELSEIKDTIPET is encoded by the coding sequence ATGTATAAATCCGGAGGATATGGCGGTGATGACCGCATGTGTGACCTGGTTTGCGACCGTTATGCGGTGCTTCAGGTGATGAGCCGTTTCGGCATTGCGCTGGGCTTCGGGGACAAGAGCATTGCGGAGGTGTGTGCCGACAATCAGGTCGATACGGCGACCTTCCTGGCCGTTGTCAACCTGCTGATGAACCACGGCCTCGGGGAGAAGCTTGCTGACGGGATCTCGGTGCGGGCGCTGACCGACTACCTGCACAATTCGCACGGATATTTTCTGAATTTCCGCCTGCCGGCCATCCGCCGCAAGCTGATCGAGGCGGTCGACTGCGCGCAGAACAACGTTTCGTTTGCCATTCTGCGCTTTTTCGACGAGTACGTGGCCGAGGTCCAGCGGCACATGTCCTACGAGGAGCAGCGGGTCTTTCCCTACGTGGAGAAGCTGCTGGCCGGGGAGCGGAGCGCGGACTACTCGATGGAGATCTTCCGGCGCCACCACGACCAGGTCGACGCCAAACTGGGCGAACTGAAGAACATCATCATCAAGTACTACCCCTCGGGGAGCACAAACGAACTGAACGGTGTGCTGTTCGACATCTTCACTTGCGAACAGGAGCTGGCGTCGCACAACGCCGTCGAGGACGAGATCCTCGTTCCGGCCGTCGAGCGGCTGGCGGCCGAGGGGGTGGAGCCTCCGAAATCGGAGGCGCTGAGTGCCCGTGAGCGGGAGATTGTCGTCTGCGTGGTGAAGGGGATGACGAACAAGCAGATCGCCGATGCGCTCTGCATTTCGGCCCATACGGTGATCACCCACCGGCGAAATATCGCCTCGAAGCTGCAGATCCACTCGGCGGCCGGTCTGACGATCTACGCCATCGTCAACAAGCTGGTCGAACTCTCGGAGATCAAGGATACCATCCCGGAAACATAA